The Primulina eburnea isolate SZY01 chromosome 12, ASM2296580v1, whole genome shotgun sequence genome includes the window gggttgagttaagtacaaatttcaattttaacatGATAGATAATACGAGGACTATAACATATTAGGTCGACCTCCTCAAATTTAAAATCTTGGCGTCGGTTTTGGCAGACGAGCTATCAGATTGTGTGTTATTATTTCAAGCGCCATCACCTATTACACCTGATAATGTGTGCTAAACATGTTGATTATAGGAATGCGATTTGTCAAATAAATTGTAATATAAATGCGCTATGGTTAAATCCATTATATTAATTGAATACGATTAAcatatttaaacacataattaaattatttatgataaaaaaaagaACGTCTCAACCGTCACAaccattaaaatttaatattctatgtgaaaaaatattattttggaaTAAAAACAACATATTCTACTGATAAATACTGAAAATTCTTTTGAATTTTTCCTCCCATGTAAATATGTAATAGTTACTGATAAATAAAATGTTCGAACCTCTATGAGGAAAACTCACATGATTAATTGTATTAATTAGTATCAAAATCACTGTAATTTCTTAATAAGGATACAAAGTAAGGTTTTATTTGGAGTTGGAAATACTTTTCAAGGAAGGCTTTTCTTTGGATTAGACAAACTACatttaaattcaagaagttagtAGATTTTTTTTGACATTTACGGattgaatatttttataaaaatattaataaaaaaaactttttatgatattatcatATGATGAATCAATTTCGTAAAATTGATAtcctaattaatatatattctaagggcaaaaacttgtgtgagatggatCACGAGTcgcattttgtgagacagatatcttatttggatcatcaatgaaaaatattactttttatgctaatatcATTATGTTTTATTGTACACATCAATAAAATTAACACATCTCAgtgataaagattcatgagagaAAAGttaagatttaaaaaaattaatttttactataaatataAGTCAAGTATTAAATTCTCTTCAAGAAAACAAAAGGTTGCAGTAAAAAGATTTGGCAGTGCAAATTAAATGATCGACGAAAGTGGTTGGGAGAGATTTATTAATAACTCCCAACCGCTTCTCTTTCCGCCATATTCCACTTGCCACCCAACTTATTTCGCAGTCCACTGCCATGGATTCTGCTTAAATTCAGTGAAAAATGGTACATTTTTACATACCGAGTAGCAGCATTTAAAGCCAATGTCTTTTATTGTTGAAAATTTTCAATAGCTTTAATTGATCCTGCCTGTAACTTCTAGCTTTTTCTCTGTTGATAAACTCCCATTCCAGTTTCCAGCACCTGGCGTCTTCATCTCATCAATGGATTCCCTCTCGTCTTCCCCGCTTTCTCCTTACTACCATCTCATTTTCACGGCTTCGGCTTTCTTTCTCTCCGGTTTGATTTTCTTGGTTATGTATAAGTCCAAGTCCAAGTCCAAGGCCAAGAAGCTGAACTTGCCACCGGGCCCGCCGGGATGGCCGGTCGTGGGCAACCTGTTTCAGGTGGCCGGGTCGGGGAAGCAGTTCTTTCAATACGTTCGCGACCTTTTACCTGAATATGGTCCCATATTTACTTTGAAAATGGGGACAAGAACCATGATTATAATCAGCAGTGCTGATTTAGCTTACGAAGCTTTGATTGTGAAAGGTCAGATCTTTGCCAGCCGGCCGAGGGAAAACCCAACGAGGACAATCTTCAGTTGCAACAAATTCACCGTCAATGCCAGCCTCTACGGCCCTGTGTGGAGATCCTTGCGGCGGAACTTGGTGCAGAACGGGCTTAGCGCCTCCAGGCTGAAAGAATTCCGAAACGCAAGAGAGATGGCAATGGAGAAGCTCATCGACAGGCTGAAGAATGAAGCAGTGGCCAACAATGGCGCAGTTTGGGTTCTCAGAAACGCGCGATTCGCCGTGTTCTGTATACTCTTATCCATGTGCTTTGGGGTCGAAATGGACGAGGAAATGATCGAGAAAGTGGATCAAATGATGAAAACTGTGCTGATAGTTCTCGATCCAAGATTGGACGATTACTTACCCCTTTTAAGCCCATTTTTCTCCAAACAGAGGAAAAGGGTACACGAAGTGAGGCAACAACAGATCGAAACTCTAGTCCCGCTAATCGAGAAGCGCCGCCAAGCAATTCGAAACCCAGAATTGCACAAAAACGCCGCTTCATTTTCATACCTCGACACCCTCTTCGACCTCAAAATCGAGGACCGCAAATCATCTCCGTCGAACGCGGAGCTCGTGACCCTCTGCTCCGAGTTCTTGAACGGCGGCACCGATACCACCGGCACAGCCATCGAATGGGCTGTGGCTAGACTCATCGAGAACCCCAAAATCCAATCAAGATTGTACGAGGAGATCAAGTCCACAGTCGGAGAAAACAAGAAAGTGGACGAGAAAGATATCGAAAAGATGCCGTATCTCAACGCTGTCGTAAAGGAGCTCTTGCGCAAGCACCCCCCAACCTATTTTGCACTAACTCATGCAGTTACCGAACCCGCCAAGCTAGCCGGGTATGATATCCCAACGAGTGCAAATGTTGAGTTCTTCACACCGGGTATCTCGGAGGATCCGAAGCTATGGTCCGACCCAGAGAAATTCGACCCCGACAGATTCTTTTCGGGCCGAGAGGAGGCCGATATAACAGGCGTAACAGGTGTAAAGATGATGCCTTTCGGCGTCGGGCGTAGGATCTGCCCCGGTTTGAGCATGGCCACGGTCCACGTGAATTTGATGTTGGCCCGAATGGTGCAAGAATTCGAGTGGTCGGGTTACCCGGATGAAAATGGTAAATTGGATCTTAGTGAGAAGCTGGCGTTCACGGTTGTGATGAAAAATAGCCTGAGGGCCCATATCAAGCCAAGGGCACAATAGGTAATTCATGTGTTAGGTATGTGTCCTAATCCATATGTTTGTTGTGTATTTTAAAGACTAATTTTGGGTAAGAagatatttcattaatttgtaaGTGTTTCGGAGGGGTGCCAATAATAAACACATATATAATTTGTGACTTTGTGTTTCtgtttatttatataaaatataattgtaCCCAAAAATTTGCCTTTATCTTATCTGGCTCTGATACTATATTCAAAGAATAAGTACGAGGGTCTCGCGAATCTTTATTTTTGAGATGGGTCAACTCTagcgatattcacaataaaaaagtaatactcttaacataaaaagtaatattttctcatggatgactcaaataataaATCCGTCTAACAAAATATGACCTGTAAGACCGTCTTATACAAATTTTTGCCTCAAGATTTAGATTTTGTTCAAGTTCACGTATTCCACTCTAAAAGACTTGATCCCGATATTTAACAATCTAATTGTAAACATACATGTTAatgataatataaaattttattgtaCTGGACATATTAGAAATAAGATCAGCTTGGGGAAAAGGTGAACGAAAAATTAACTCTATGAATTTAATTCTATGAGAAAATTTTATGGGTTCAATCATATATCGAATCGAAccatggcaaaaacttatgtgagacggtcttacgggtcgtatttgtgagatatatatcttatttggtttatcaatgaaaaattattattttttatgctaagagtattactttttattgtgaatattagtaatattgacccgtctcacagattaagatccgtgagatgatctcacatgAAACCAACTCTTGAAACATGTATGACCCTATGATTCTGCATATGCAtaaatgcatatattatatatggTTGGACTTTgagtatatatttttattgttaagaTTTCATTGTACTTAACATTATGTCATATCACGAATTAATTATACtaaacaaatatcttatttggataatttatgaaaaaatattattttttatgtcaaaaatattatttattattataaatatgaacacGATTGACTTATTTCTCCGATAAATATATGTGAGATCGTTTCAAAATagacttattatttatttttgaaatcatGATCAATTTATTTTCACTTACCTCTTTTTAGTTAAAGTCCGTGAAATTCATCTGAATTGGCACTGCTTGAcaccacaaaaaaaaaagatgtattttagaaaatttgtaattttagtcctataaatttatttgttttatatTTTACTTGTATGTGTTCGGTTTTGTTCCAGtaattcgattttttttattttggtcaTTTTTTAGTCTTATATAGGTAATATGACgagaataaaatttatattaaatacgTTAAAAATAATCtaagaaaaaacaaaaagaaatgctcgacattttgaaaattttggtgCCATTTGctttatttttctcatttttttgtTTAGCTTTATTTGGGGGTGATAgtgaaataaataaaagatgaaagaatAACATCAAGGACTTTCGAGCAGTTTAACTTTTaggataattaattaataatgcttaaaaatataataattaaattagattctattaatattattcaaaatatCGAATATTCCTCGTATTGTTTAACATGTCAAGAAATTGACGCATTGTTTCCAAATATAGCTGCGTTTATGCGCGTATTTTTCAATACGAACTCGAgctcaaattattttaattcatcattttcaaATCCAAGTCGAgcccataaatttttttttttttttaaaaagcaaATCTTTAACCAGTACTCTCTACCTGCTTGTATTACATCATTAATGAAACTGTTGCAAAATATCCTTACCAAAATTAAAGCaaaaaaattacaatcataaaAAGAGAGCGAATCTAATAAGAATAGAACCGGGAATTTAATCGATGATGGGgaaaggaagaagaagaagaagatcacaaaataaatatatatttttcgttCATTTGAAAAACACAGTAGCACACTAGGATCGTAGTGCAGCTGAAAAATGGCTCGACCTCACGGATTCGATGGGCTATCGACTTTCAAATTTACTGAATCTTTATCCGACCGATCACGATGGGTCGAGACTGTGCCACCAACTCTTGGATCAGGAACACCTCCCTCCTGGATTGGGGAAGTCGAACGAGCGTCGTTGGATCTCAAAGAGCAACCATGCTCATGTAACATGCAATGACAGCGATATTCATTGATGGATTGCATGGTATACTGGGACCGGATAGCAGAACTAAACATCGGTTGCATATACCACTTTCGTTCGGGTAGCTCCCGAAGAGAAATTCTACATATAGGGCATGTGAAGTGCTGGTGCAGCCATATGTCAATACACGTAGCATGAAATAAGTGTCCACAGACTGGTAGGATGCGTAGCGTATCCTCATTGTGGTATTCGGATAAGCAGACAGTGCACCTGAGGCAAATTTTTTTATCTGGCATTAAAAGGGTGACCAGAAGACAACAGACTGGTAGGATGCACAGTGTATCCTCATTTTTTAGCACTAATGATATACATTACATTTCAAGGATAATCGAGACTAGTGTTTAGGCCAGTTCAACTGGAACTGCACCGAGTTCTGGTCCAGTTGAACGGCTGAACCTATCAATTTCATAGGATCAATGCTTAAAAAGGAGTCCATAACATAAGACAGCAAACAGAAGATACTAATACTACATAGTCAAttacaaaaattcaaataaaagcTCCGTTTCTAGTTTGTATCTATCGAGTGTTGGGAAGGGGGTTTTTTCCATCCTCGTTTTATCCACAAAGTGACTTTACCAGTATCTTCCCAAATGAAATTTGTTTAGCACTCTTGTGCAAAACAAGTTAACGAGCCAAAAATGAAGCCAAGAAAAGAACTTAATAAAGAATAGGAGATGCATTTGCCACAGAAGCCTAAAAAACATCAGGTAATCATAGGACCTCACCTGTTCTAAAGGAAAGAGTTTATTAACATGTGTAAAAGTAAATTTCGTGAAAATTGTGATATTATGGTTGCACTCTTTGGGATGTTGATTTGAAATCCAAGAAACAAAGAATGGTTTGAAATCCAAAGGCAACAATCAGGCACCCTTGGTTTGTGAGATTACATAATCAATAAACAAAAGAGCCAGGAGGATAAAGCTACTTTGGGAAAGCCAGTTTTATGAAAACTGTATGGTCTCTGCAAAGACTACTAAGAAGATTAAAGTGTAAGAATGTTACTCAGACAGCTGTCTTTAACTTTTAAGAAGATCATCTTGGGCCCTTTTTCAATACATGACCACCTCCAACATTCTGAACACAAAAGTTGCAAGTGCGCGCAGGAAATATGAAAAGTATCATGTTACTAAAAGAAAACGAGACTCTGCAGCCGAGGGATAAGGGATGCAGCAACAAGAGGAGATTATTCTTTAATAGAGGTAAGGGAACAATTAAAAATGCCTGGATACAAACACAGGGCCAGACTGATTAAAATATGCTTAACTTGGAAACTAACAAAAACAGAGGGAAAATGCTCACGTCTTCTGAATCATATAGGCTATAGCCAACACTTACGCTTGAAAGTATTTTAAATCTAATTTTCTTCGCAATAAAGGTGAATTTATGTGAAAAGGGCAGTATAAACTTACACTAAGAAGAGGAGCAAAAGGACAACCCCAAAAAAATTTCCAAAATTACCCATTAAAACATCATTTTTTTAATTCCATCGCACCTTTTGTTAAATAGTGTGTAAACGTGTACACGTCTTTTACATATTGCAGTTGGTTAGTAGCTTAATTAGTCAGGATATAAATAGCTTGACTTTTGTACTCAAAACACAATTTCTGgaaatacattttattttccTCTTCTTCTCATATTTGCTCTATGAACGAGAAGCTTAACTGCTTCAATGGCAGATCATTGCTTCtctttaacatggtatcagagctgatctCTTCCGCCTCTGATTGAATCTGTCCATGGCGGCGCATCCAACCAATTTTAGCTTCAGTGATCCCTTCTATTTGCATCCATCTGATGCCCCTGGAGCTTCGCTTGTCTCCGATCCCTTAATTGGTACAGAGAACTATGGAGTTTGGAGTAGGGCAATACTCTTAGCACTGCGAGCGAAAAATAAGCTAGGTTTCATCAATGGATCCTGTCGCAAGCCGGCTGATAATCATCCTACTCTCCATCAATGGGAGCGATGTAACGCAATTGTTCTCTCATGGTTAATGAGCTCGGTTTCGAAGGATATTTTCAGCGGGATCATATATTGCACTGAAGCCTCCGCGGTTTGGACAGATCTAAAGGAaagatttgataaaatttgtgGATCGAGAGTTTTTTCTCTTCATCGTGAAATTTCACATATTTCACAAGGTTCTTCATCAGTTTCTGTGTATTTTTCAACCTTGAAGAAGCTATGGGATGAGTATTCTTCTCTGGTTACGCTTCCTTCGTGCGGATGTGCGACTGCTAAGGCATATCTTGATCATGATCAACATCAACGCCTTCTACAATTTCTAATGGGATTGAATGAGACGTATGGACATGTTCGTAGTCAAATTCTGATGCTAGATCCCTTGCCATCTGTCAATCAAGCATATTCCATTGTTAGTCAAGAGGAATCGCATCGTGCAGCTCTTTCTTCTCACTTGAATACTGAGTTACATGCTGCTGCTTTTTATTCTTCTTCGTATAAAAAGGTGGATTCAGTTAAATGCGAGCACTGCAACATTCTAGGCCATACAAAGGATCAATGCTTTCGGTTGGTTGGCTATCCTCCTGGTCACAAATTGCACAGGAAGTTTCCTCAATCTAAGAACTATAAGTTCACTCAGTTCACTCAAAAACCTTCGAAATTTTCTGCTCATAATAGTGTCAATACCACGGCTGATCCTTGCAGTGTCTCTGATGAATCCAAAGCTGTTCCTCATATGGCTCATACCTTCACTGATGCCCAATATCAGCAACTGTTACGGCTGCTTGATCAACCTAAGTCCAATCCAGAGGCTACAATTAATTTGGCAGGTAAATTTACTAGCCTGATGACAGTTTCAAAGGACACTGATTGGATATTAGACACTGGGGCAAATGCTCACATTACAGGTACTTCAAGTGTTTTGCAATCTCCTCAGCCGTGTGCTTCATCCTCTGATTCGGTCAGGCTGCCGAATGGTAACATTACCCCTATTCTCTCATATGGCTCAGTTCAACTTTCCCCTTCTTGTAACCTATCCAAAGTTCTTTTTGTTCCTGATTTTAGCTTTAATCTTTTATCCATTTCTCAATTCACCAGAGATCATAAATGCTTTGTTGTCTTCTATCCAAATTTCTGTTTATTTCAGGACCTCTTCACTGGGAAGATCATGGGGATTGGTAGACAAAAGCATGGTTTATACTATCTTGATCGATTCCATAGCTGTATAGCAACACCTATTCAATCAAATGTGCATTCTAGGTGTAATCTGAATTTTCATTCTTGCGTTTTTTCTGCTAGTATAACTGATGACATTGATCTATGGCATAAAAGATTTGGGCATTTGTCTGTTTCTCGGTTATATTGCTTACCTTTTATTAAAAGTAAATCTTCTTTATCTCATTGTTCAGTTTGTCCACTGGCCAAACAAACCAGACGTCCCTTTCCCATTCGAGAACACTCACAATCAACTCATGTTTTTCAACTCCTTCACATAGATATATGGGGTCCTTTTCGAACACCTACTCATAATGATGCTCGATATTTTCTTACCCTGGTTGATGACTTCTCGAGATGCACGTGGGTTTTTCTCTTACATTTTAAATCTGATACATTCCAGTGTTTAAAACAATTCTTTACCTTTGTATCTACCCAATTTAATCGAAAAGTTCAGACTGTTCGCACTGATAATGCCACCGATTTCTTCAATAATGATTGCCGATTATTATTCACATCCTTAGGGATTCTTCACCAAAGCTCATGTCC containing:
- the LOC140807314 gene encoding cytochrome P450 77A2-like, with product MDSLSSSPLSPYYHLIFTASAFFLSGLIFLVMYKSKSKSKAKKLNLPPGPPGWPVVGNLFQVAGSGKQFFQYVRDLLPEYGPIFTLKMGTRTMIIISSADLAYEALIVKGQIFASRPRENPTRTIFSCNKFTVNASLYGPVWRSLRRNLVQNGLSASRLKEFRNAREMAMEKLIDRLKNEAVANNGAVWVLRNARFAVFCILLSMCFGVEMDEEMIEKVDQMMKTVLIVLDPRLDDYLPLLSPFFSKQRKRVHEVRQQQIETLVPLIEKRRQAIRNPELHKNAASFSYLDTLFDLKIEDRKSSPSNAELVTLCSEFLNGGTDTTGTAIEWAVARLIENPKIQSRLYEEIKSTVGENKKVDEKDIEKMPYLNAVVKELLRKHPPTYFALTHAVTEPAKLAGYDIPTSANVEFFTPGISEDPKLWSDPEKFDPDRFFSGREEADITGVTGVKMMPFGVGRRICPGLSMATVHVNLMLARMVQEFEWSGYPDENGKLDLSEKLAFTVVMKNSLRAHIKPRAQ